The Montipora foliosa isolate CH-2021 chromosome 1, ASM3666993v2, whole genome shotgun sequence genome has a window encoding:
- the LOC138009135 gene encoding dehydrogenase/reductase SDR family member 4-like encodes NPEHRKNLIEQTLHHFGGIDILVSNAAVNPVVGPILKVSEEAWDKIFDVNVKSSFLLAKDIIPLMKKRGGGSVIFIASTAAFKPMLGAGAYGVSKTALVGLTNVLAKECGHMGVRVNCVAPGVIKTSFSEKYWRNDSLGEFFYQVNPLGRIGVSNEISGAVSFLSSNQASYITGATLVIDGGTLSNL; translated from the exons AACCCTGAACATCGGAAGAATCTCATTGAACAG ACATTACATCACTTTGGTGGTATTGACATTTTAGTGTCTAATGCTGCAGTGAATCCAGTAGTTGGACCAATTTTAAAG GTTTCTGAGGAAGCTTGGGACAAG ATATTCGATGTCAATGTAAAATCATCTTTCCTTCTGGCAAAAGATATAATTCCATTGATGAAGAAGAGAGG GGGTGGATCTGTAATTTTCATTGCATCAACAGCTGCATTTAAACCAATGCTG GGTGCTGGTGCATATGGTGTAAGCAAAACAGCTTTAGTTGGTCTGACAAATGTTTTAGCTAAAGAATGTGGACACATGGGTGTGAGAGTAAATTGTGTTGCTCCTGGGGTCATCAAGACGAGTTTTAGTGAAAAA TATTGGAGAAATGATTCACTGGGAGAGTTTTTCTATCAGGTTAATCCACTTGGAAG GATCGGTGTATCAAATGAAATCAGTGGGGCcgtttctttcctttcatctAATCAAGCGTCGTACATAACAGGAGCAACTCTAGTGATAGATGGGGGAACGCTTTCAAATCTGTAG
- the LOC137970671 gene encoding dehydrogenase/reductase SDR family member 4-like isoform X2, translating to MDSTAATNRTLEGKVAVVTASTEGIGLAIAKQLARDGAKVMISSRKKENVAKAVSEVEKEEQGCFVKGVVCHVAKPEHRKNLIEQTLHHFGGIDILVSNAAVNPVFGPILQIPEEAWDKIFDVNLKSAFLLAKDIIPLLQKRGGGSVIFISSVGAFDPMQGVGAYNVTKTALVGLTNVLAKECGHMGVRVNCVAPGVIKTRFSEADGFV from the exons ATGGACTCTACTGCTGCTACTAATCGTACACTGGAAGGCAAAGTTGCAGTTGTTACCGCATCAACAGAAGG GATAGGCCTTGCTATCGCCAAACAGCTTGCAAGAGATGGAGCAAAGGTCATGATTAGTAgcagaaaaaaggaaaacgtgGCTAAAGCTGTTTCTGAGGTGGAAAAGGAAGAGCAAGGGTGCTTTGTAAAAGGAGTGGTATGCCATGTTGCAAAACCTGAACATCGAAAGAATCTTATTGAACAG aCATTACATCACTTTGGTGGTATTGACATTTTAGTTTCAAATGCAGCTGTTAATCCAGTATTTGGACCAATTTTACAG ATTCCTGAGGAAGCATGGGACAAG ATATTTGATGTCAATTTAAAATCAGCATTCCTTCTGGCAAAAGACATTATTCCATTGTTGCAGAAGAGAGG GGGTGGATCAGTGATTTTCATTTCATCAGTAGGTGCATTTGATCCAATGCAG GGCGTTGGTGCCTATAATGTCACCAAAACAGCTTTAGTTGGTCTGACAAATGTTTTAGCTAAAGAATGTGGACACATGGGAGTGAGAGTAAACTGTGTTGCTCCAGGGGTCATCAAGACACGTTTTAGTGAAGCG GATGGGTTTGTCTAA
- the LOC137970671 gene encoding dehydrogenase/reductase SDR family member 4-like isoform X1 has product MDSTAATNRTLEGKVAVVTASTEGIGLAIAKQLARDGAKVMISSRKKENVAKAVSEVEKEEQGCFVKGVVCHVAKPEHRKNLIEQTLHHFGGIDILVSNAAVNPVFGPILQIPEEAWDKIFDVNLKSAFLLAKDIIPLLQKRGGGSVIFISSVGAFDPMQGVGAYNVTKTALVGLTNVLAKECGHMGVRVNCVAPGVIKTRFSEAFWKNDSLSKFFLQSISLGRMGLSNDISGAVSFLSSDQASYITGETLIVDGGSHASL; this is encoded by the exons ATGGACTCTACTGCTGCTACTAATCGTACACTGGAAGGCAAAGTTGCAGTTGTTACCGCATCAACAGAAGG GATAGGCCTTGCTATCGCCAAACAGCTTGCAAGAGATGGAGCAAAGGTCATGATTAGTAgcagaaaaaaggaaaacgtgGCTAAAGCTGTTTCTGAGGTGGAAAAGGAAGAGCAAGGGTGCTTTGTAAAAGGAGTGGTATGCCATGTTGCAAAACCTGAACATCGAAAGAATCTTATTGAACAG aCATTACATCACTTTGGTGGTATTGACATTTTAGTTTCAAATGCAGCTGTTAATCCAGTATTTGGACCAATTTTACAG ATTCCTGAGGAAGCATGGGACAAG ATATTTGATGTCAATTTAAAATCAGCATTCCTTCTGGCAAAAGACATTATTCCATTGTTGCAGAAGAGAGG GGGTGGATCAGTGATTTTCATTTCATCAGTAGGTGCATTTGATCCAATGCAG GGCGTTGGTGCCTATAATGTCACCAAAACAGCTTTAGTTGGTCTGACAAATGTTTTAGCTAAAGAATGTGGACACATGGGAGTGAGAGTAAACTGTGTTGCTCCAGGGGTCATCAAGACACGTTTTAGTGAAGCG TTTTGGAAAAATGATTCACTGTCAAAGTTTTTCCTTCAGAGCATTTCACTTGGAAG GATGGGTTTGTCTAATGATATCAGTGGTgcagtttctttcctttcgtcTGATCAAGCATCATACATAACAGGAGAAACTCTGATAGTAGACGGAGGATCTCATGCAAGTCTGTAG
- the LOC137970671 gene encoding dehydrogenase/reductase SDR family member 4-like isoform X4, translating into MISSRKKENVAKAVSEVEKEEQGCFVKGVVCHVAKPEHRKNLIEQTLHHFGGIDILVSNAAVNPVFGPILQIPEEAWDKIFDVNLKSAFLLAKDIIPLLQKRGGGSVIFISSVGAFDPMQGVGAYNVTKTALVGLTNVLAKECGHMGVRVNCVAPGVIKTRFSEAFWKNDSLSKFFLQSISLGRMGLSNDISGAVSFLSSDQASYITGETLIVDGGSHASL; encoded by the exons ATGATTAGTAgcagaaaaaaggaaaacgtgGCTAAAGCTGTTTCTGAGGTGGAAAAGGAAGAGCAAGGGTGCTTTGTAAAAGGAGTGGTATGCCATGTTGCAAAACCTGAACATCGAAAGAATCTTATTGAACAG aCATTACATCACTTTGGTGGTATTGACATTTTAGTTTCAAATGCAGCTGTTAATCCAGTATTTGGACCAATTTTACAG ATTCCTGAGGAAGCATGGGACAAG ATATTTGATGTCAATTTAAAATCAGCATTCCTTCTGGCAAAAGACATTATTCCATTGTTGCAGAAGAGAGG GGGTGGATCAGTGATTTTCATTTCATCAGTAGGTGCATTTGATCCAATGCAG GGCGTTGGTGCCTATAATGTCACCAAAACAGCTTTAGTTGGTCTGACAAATGTTTTAGCTAAAGAATGTGGACACATGGGAGTGAGAGTAAACTGTGTTGCTCCAGGGGTCATCAAGACACGTTTTAGTGAAGCG TTTTGGAAAAATGATTCACTGTCAAAGTTTTTCCTTCAGAGCATTTCACTTGGAAG GATGGGTTTGTCTAATGATATCAGTGGTgcagtttctttcctttcgtcTGATCAAGCATCATACATAACAGGAGAAACTCTGATAGTAGACGGAGGATCTCATGCAAGTCTGTAG
- the LOC137970988 gene encoding EKC/KEOPS complex subunit TP53RK-like, with protein sequence MASATEDSHCASHCKMWTLIKQGAEARVYKTHFYNKKTIVKERFSKSYRHPSLDEKLTHRRTNQEVRSMLRCRKAGISTPAVYFVDYTSHRIYMEEIPNSVTARDRINNVLQLPTEESEQSLQLIAQTIGDTLAKMHNVDCIHGDLTTSNILLKTAFEDIILIDFGLSFISGLTEDKGVDLYVLERAFLSTHPNTEEIFRVILESYRKKANKADEIIKKLDEVRLRGRKRTMVG encoded by the coding sequence ATGGCGTCCGCAACGGAAGATTCCCATTGTGCTTCCCATTGTAAAATGTGGACGTTAATAAAACAAGGTGCCGAAGCTCGTGTTTACAAGACACATTTTTACAACAAGAAAACTATAGTGAAAGAAAGGTTTTCAAAGTCTTATAGGCATCCGTCCCTCGATGAAAAGCTAACGCATCGAAGAACAAACCAAGAAGTTCGTTCTATGCTTCGTTGCCGGAAAGCAGGTATTTCCACCCCTGCGGTATATTTTGTTGATTACACCTCACATCGCATTTATATGGAAGAAATCCCAAACAGTGTAACAGCCCGTGATCGTATCAATAATGTCCTGCAACTTCCGACTGAGGAATCCGAGCAAAGTTTGCAATTAATTGCCCAGACGATTGGAGACACGCTAGCGAAAATGCACAACGTCGATTGCATTCATGGGGATTTGACTACTTCCAACATTTTGTTAAAAACGGCTTTTGAAGACATCATTCTCATTGACTTTGGGTTAAGTTTTATATCAGGTTTAACAGAAGATAAAGGTGTTGATCTGTATGTTCTGGAAAGGGCATTTTTAAGCACTCATCCAAACACAGAAGAGATCTTCCGGGTTATTTTGGAAAGCTACAGGAAGAAAGCCAACAAGGCCGACGAGATCATCAAGAAACTAGACGAAGTGAGGCTTAGAGGACGAAAGAGAACAATGGTTGGATAA
- the LOC137970671 gene encoding dehydrogenase/reductase SDR family member 4-like isoform X3, giving the protein MIGLAIAKQLARDGAKVMISSRKKENVAKAVSEVEKEEQGCFVKGVVCHVAKPEHRKNLIEQTLHHFGGIDILVSNAAVNPVFGPILQIPEEAWDKIFDVNLKSAFLLAKDIIPLLQKRGGGSVIFISSVGAFDPMQGVGAYNVTKTALVGLTNVLAKECGHMGVRVNCVAPGVIKTRFSEAFWKNDSLSKFFLQSISLGRMGLSNDISGAVSFLSSDQASYITGETLIVDGGSHASL; this is encoded by the exons AT GATAGGCCTTGCTATCGCCAAACAGCTTGCAAGAGATGGAGCAAAGGTCATGATTAGTAgcagaaaaaaggaaaacgtgGCTAAAGCTGTTTCTGAGGTGGAAAAGGAAGAGCAAGGGTGCTTTGTAAAAGGAGTGGTATGCCATGTTGCAAAACCTGAACATCGAAAGAATCTTATTGAACAG aCATTACATCACTTTGGTGGTATTGACATTTTAGTTTCAAATGCAGCTGTTAATCCAGTATTTGGACCAATTTTACAG ATTCCTGAGGAAGCATGGGACAAG ATATTTGATGTCAATTTAAAATCAGCATTCCTTCTGGCAAAAGACATTATTCCATTGTTGCAGAAGAGAGG GGGTGGATCAGTGATTTTCATTTCATCAGTAGGTGCATTTGATCCAATGCAG GGCGTTGGTGCCTATAATGTCACCAAAACAGCTTTAGTTGGTCTGACAAATGTTTTAGCTAAAGAATGTGGACACATGGGAGTGAGAGTAAACTGTGTTGCTCCAGGGGTCATCAAGACACGTTTTAGTGAAGCG TTTTGGAAAAATGATTCACTGTCAAAGTTTTTCCTTCAGAGCATTTCACTTGGAAG GATGGGTTTGTCTAATGATATCAGTGGTgcagtttctttcctttcgtcTGATCAAGCATCATACATAACAGGAGAAACTCTGATAGTAGACGGAGGATCTCATGCAAGTCTGTAG